A genomic segment from Streptomyces sp. NBC_00237 encodes:
- the rplD gene encoding 50S ribosomal protein L4 codes for MSTIDILSPAGDKAGTVELPAEIFDAKVSIPLIHQVVVAQLAAARQGTHKTKRRGEVRGGGKKPYRQKGTGRARQGSTRAPQFAGGGVVHGPQPRDYSQRTPKKMKAAALRGALTDRARNARIHVVTGVVDGAVSTKAAKSLLGKVSERKHVLLVAERSDEAAWLSARNLPQVHILEPGQLNTYDVLVSDDLVFTKAAFESFVSGPKADETEGSDA; via the coding sequence ATGAGCACCATTGACATCCTTTCGCCGGCAGGTGACAAGGCCGGGACCGTCGAACTCCCCGCGGAGATCTTCGACGCCAAGGTCAGCATCCCGCTGATCCACCAGGTCGTTGTCGCTCAGCTGGCCGCTGCCCGCCAGGGCACGCACAAGACCAAGCGTCGCGGCGAGGTCCGTGGTGGCGGTAAGAAGCCTTACCGCCAGAAGGGCACCGGCCGCGCCCGTCAGGGCTCGACCCGCGCCCCGCAGTTCGCAGGCGGTGGCGTCGTCCACGGCCCGCAGCCGCGTGACTACTCGCAGCGCACCCCGAAGAAGATGAAGGCCGCCGCTCTGCGTGGCGCCCTCACCGACCGGGCCCGCAACGCACGCATCCACGTCGTCACCGGCGTGGTCGACGGTGCGGTTTCCACGAAGGCCGCCAAGTCCCTGCTGGGCAAGGTCAGCGAGCGCAAGCACGTGCTCCTGGTCGCCGAGCGTTCGGACGAGGCCGCGTGGCTCTCCGCCCGCAACCTGCCCCAGGTGCACATCCTGGAGCCGGGCCAGCTGAACACGTACGACGTGCTCGTCTCGGACGACCTGGTCTTCACCAAGGCCGCCTTCGAGTCCTTCGT
- the rplC gene encoding 50S ribosomal protein L3 has translation MSKNIKGVLGEKLGMTQVWDENNRVVPVTVVKAGPCVVTQVRTNDNDGYESVQIAFGEIDPRKVNKPLKGHFAKADVTPRRHLVELRTPDASEYTLGQEITAEVFESGVKVDVTGKSKGKGFAGVMKRHNFHGGKASHGAHRVHRKPGSIGGCATPGRVFKGMRMAGRMGNERVTTQNLTVHAVDAEKGLLLIKGAVPGPNGGLVLVRTAAKGV, from the coding sequence ATGAGCAAGAACATCAAGGGCGTCCTGGGCGAGAAGCTCGGCATGACTCAGGTTTGGGACGAGAACAACCGGGTTGTCCCGGTGACCGTCGTCAAGGCCGGGCCGTGCGTCGTGACGCAGGTACGTACGAACGACAACGACGGCTACGAGTCGGTCCAGATCGCCTTCGGCGAGATTGACCCGCGCAAGGTGAACAAGCCCCTCAAGGGTCACTTCGCCAAGGCCGACGTGACCCCGCGCCGCCACCTCGTGGAGCTGCGCACCCCGGACGCCAGCGAGTACACGCTGGGCCAGGAGATCACTGCCGAGGTGTTCGAGTCCGGCGTCAAGGTTGACGTCACGGGCAAGAGCAAGGGCAAGGGCTTCGCCGGTGTGATGAAGCGTCACAACTTCCACGGTGGCAAGGCTTCCCACGGTGCCCACCGCGTGCACCGTAAGCCTGGTTCCATCGGTGGCTGTGCCACCCCCGGCCGTGTCTTCAAGGGCATGCGCATGGCGGGTCGCATGGGTAACGAGCGGGTCACCACCCAGAACCTGACCGTCCACGCCGTTGACGCCGAGAAGGGTCTGCTGCTCATCAAGGGCGCCGTCCCCGGCCCCAACGGTGGCCTCGTCCTGGTCCGCACTGCGGCCAAGGGGGTTTGA
- the rpsJ gene encoding 30S ribosomal protein S10: MAGQKIRIRLKAYDHEVIDSSAKKIVETVTRTGASVAGPVPLPTEKNVYCVIKSPHKYKDSREHFEMRTHKRLIDILDPTPKTVDSLMRLDLPAGVDIEIKL; the protein is encoded by the coding sequence ATGGCGGGACAGAAGATCCGCATCCGGCTCAAGGCCTACGACCACGAGGTCATCGACTCCTCGGCGAAGAAGATCGTCGAGACGGTGACCCGCACTGGTGCGTCGGTCGCAGGCCCGGTGCCGCTGCCCACTGAGAAGAACGTGTACTGCGTCATCAAGTCGCCGCACAAGTACAAGGACTCTCGCGAGCACTTCGAGATGCGCACGCACAAGCGCCTCATCGACATCCTCGACCCCACGCCGAAGACGGTTGACTCGCTGATGCGTCTCGACCTGCCGGCGGGCGTCGACATCGAGATCAAGCTCTGA
- a CDS encoding PIG-L family deacetylase, translating into MHSGTGPTLPRRTLLAAASAGTAALGIAAAACTVPQSPRRRAPVADPAPGQPIAHAGRSLLLQFLAHPDDDLYFMNPDSRRLLEAGTPVVSVYVTAGEANGINHAPGHPRPAPDKSAYVSARQQGLRQAYATLLGLEKFAPWQRTVLELRGGKRAELNTLVNGDLRAELVFLNVSVNSSRARAALTALWSDRGMRQHTLVADNSPVRKASSYDYEELVDALAGLLDLYRPTVVQTLDPDPDIQHSPERVRRKDSEQAGYSDHPDHTAVACFSWAALNRWVAEKAGRGEGLPRFTTTAFRGYYNRHWPKNLPQSVLRKKAEPLVVYGGDPDWECGNPAGCGDYSVGKGLPLKNWKGWVRSTNYRYPGPQLVAHEERGTLVAYGVLGLRLVRWQAAGRGWGQPKDLGGGPLAPVLGQAMTKDGKQLLFGLRFAALEGHGGPNLREIVQYDGLLWSSLGSPERQPDRSRRIGVPVAVTAGDGRVHLFVRNAAKSVSTRVRGTDGWWDAWRVLEGPDGDGMGDGDGVQDGLSAVVDGQGLVHLFAAARKSVRHWAQPSPGARVALRPPTAMPAPGDVPRAFPSADGSLGVVYRAPHSPALVAVRPDGTPLTGLAFEGYGPVAAGAGGVLLGRDERGEVRLRDGAGRFTKPPEACVGTPVLVRAGGKGTAVAGLGADATPWLWRA; encoded by the coding sequence ATGCACAGCGGTACTGGACCCACCCTGCCCAGACGGACCCTGCTGGCCGCCGCGTCAGCGGGAACGGCCGCCCTCGGGATCGCGGCGGCGGCCTGTACGGTCCCGCAGTCGCCCCGGCGGCGTGCCCCCGTCGCCGATCCGGCCCCCGGGCAGCCCATCGCGCACGCCGGACGCTCGCTGCTGCTCCAGTTCCTCGCGCACCCGGACGACGACCTGTACTTCATGAACCCGGACTCCCGGCGGCTCCTGGAGGCCGGGACTCCCGTCGTCTCCGTGTACGTCACGGCGGGCGAGGCCAACGGGATCAACCACGCGCCCGGCCATCCCCGCCCAGCCCCGGACAAGAGCGCGTACGTCTCGGCGCGCCAGCAGGGGCTGCGGCAGGCGTACGCGACGCTGCTCGGGCTGGAGAAGTTCGCACCGTGGCAGCGGACCGTGCTGGAGCTGCGCGGCGGCAAGCGGGCCGAGCTGAACACCCTCGTCAACGGGGACCTGCGGGCCGAGCTCGTCTTCCTCAACGTGTCGGTGAACTCCTCGCGGGCGCGGGCCGCCCTGACCGCGCTCTGGTCGGACCGGGGAATGCGGCAGCACACCCTGGTGGCCGACAACTCCCCTGTACGGAAGGCGAGTTCGTATGACTACGAGGAGCTGGTCGACGCCCTGGCCGGGCTCCTCGACCTCTACCGGCCGACCGTCGTACAGACCCTCGACCCGGACCCCGACATCCAGCACAGCCCGGAGAGGGTGCGCCGCAAGGACAGTGAGCAGGCCGGGTACTCCGACCATCCCGACCACACCGCCGTCGCCTGCTTCAGCTGGGCGGCGCTGAACCGCTGGGTCGCCGAGAAGGCCGGACGCGGCGAGGGACTCCCCCGTTTCACCACCACCGCCTTCCGCGGCTACTACAACCGGCACTGGCCCAAGAACCTCCCCCAGAGCGTCCTCCGGAAGAAGGCCGAGCCGCTCGTCGTGTACGGCGGGGACCCGGACTGGGAGTGCGGGAACCCGGCGGGCTGCGGCGACTACAGCGTCGGCAAGGGGCTCCCGCTGAAGAACTGGAAGGGCTGGGTCAGGTCGACCAACTACCGTTATCCAGGGCCTCAGTTGGTGGCGCACGAAGAGCGCGGGACGCTCGTCGCGTACGGCGTGCTGGGGCTGCGGCTGGTGCGCTGGCAGGCGGCCGGGAGGGGCTGGGGCCAGCCCAAGGACCTGGGCGGCGGCCCGCTCGCCCCCGTGCTCGGGCAGGCCATGACGAAGGACGGCAAGCAGCTGCTTTTCGGCCTGCGGTTCGCGGCGCTCGAAGGGCACGGCGGCCCCAACCTCCGCGAGATCGTCCAGTACGACGGCCTCCTCTGGAGCTCGCTCGGCAGCCCCGAACGCCAGCCGGACCGCAGCCGCAGGATCGGCGTCCCGGTCGCGGTCACCGCGGGCGACGGCCGCGTCCACCTCTTCGTGCGGAACGCGGCGAAGAGCGTCAGCACCCGGGTGCGGGGCACCGACGGCTGGTGGGACGCCTGGCGCGTCCTGGAGGGGCCCGACGGCGACGGCATGGGTGACGGGGACGGCGTGCAGGACGGGCTGTCGGCGGTCGTGGACGGGCAAGGACTGGTGCATCTCTTCGCGGCCGCCCGGAAGTCCGTACGGCACTGGGCCCAGCCCTCTCCGGGGGCTCGGGTCGCGCTGCGTCCGCCCACGGCGATGCCCGCGCCCGGCGACGTCCCGCGCGCCTTCCCGTCCGCGGACGGCTCGCTCGGCGTGGTCTACCGGGCCCCGCACTCCCCCGCCCTCGTCGCGGTCCGCCCGGACGGCACGCCGCTGACCGGGCTCGCCTTCGAGGGGTACGGTCCCGTGGCGGCCGGAGCGGGCGGGGTGCTGCTGGGCCGGGACGAGCGGGGGGAGGTCCGGCTCCGGGACGGCGCGGGACGGTTCACGAAGCCCCCGGAGGCGTGCGTGGGGACGCCGGTGCTGGTGCGCGCGGGCGGGAAGGGCACGGCGGTGGCGGGGCTGGGTGCGGACGCCACGCCGTGGCTCTGGCGGGCGTAG
- the tuf gene encoding elongation factor Tu produces MAKAKFERTKPHVNIGTIGHIDHGKTTLTAAITKVLHDAYPDLNEASAFDQIDKAPEERQRGITISIAHVEYQTESRHYAHVDCPGHADYIKNMITGAAQMDGAILVVAATDGPMPQTKEHVLLARQVGVPYIVVALNKADMVDDEEILELVELEVRELLSEYEFPGDDLPVVKVSALKALEGDKEWGQSVLNLMAAVDESIPQPERDVDKPFLMPIEDVFTITGRGTVVTGRIERGVLKVNETVDIVGIKEEKTTTTVTGIEMFRKLLDEGQAGENVGLLLRGIKREDVERGQVIIKPGSVTPHTEFEAQAYILSKDEGGRHTPFFNNYRPQFYFRTTDVTGVVTLPEGTEMVMPGDNTVMSVSLIQPVAMEEGLKFAIREGGRTVGAGQVVKITK; encoded by the coding sequence GTGGCGAAGGCAAAGTTCGAGCGGACTAAGCCGCACGTCAACATCGGCACCATCGGTCACATTGACCACGGTAAGACGACCCTCACGGCCGCCATTACCAAGGTGCTGCACGACGCGTACCCGGACCTGAACGAGGCTTCGGCCTTCGACCAGATCGACAAGGCGCCGGAAGAGCGTCAGCGTGGTATCACGATCTCCATCGCGCACGTCGAGTACCAGACCGAGTCGCGTCACTACGCCCACGTTGACTGCCCCGGTCACGCGGACTACATCAAGAACATGATCACGGGTGCGGCGCAGATGGACGGCGCCATCCTCGTGGTCGCGGCCACCGACGGCCCGATGCCGCAGACGAAGGAGCACGTCCTCCTGGCCCGCCAGGTAGGCGTCCCCTACATCGTCGTCGCGCTGAACAAGGCCGACATGGTGGACGACGAGGAGATCCTGGAGCTCGTCGAGCTCGAGGTTCGTGAGCTCCTCTCCGAGTACGAGTTCCCGGGCGACGACCTGCCGGTCGTCAAGGTCTCGGCGCTCAAGGCGCTCGAGGGCGACAAGGAGTGGGGCCAGTCGGTCCTGAACCTGATGGCCGCCGTCGACGAGTCGATCCCGCAGCCCGAGCGCGACGTCGACAAGCCGTTCCTGATGCCGATCGAGGACGTCTTCACGATCACCGGTCGTGGCACCGTCGTCACCGGCCGTATCGAGCGTGGTGTCCTCAAGGTCAACGAGACCGTCGACATCGTCGGTATCAAGGAAGAGAAGACCACCACCACGGTCACCGGCATCGAGATGTTCCGCAAGCTGCTCGACGAGGGCCAGGCTGGCGAGAACGTCGGCCTGCTCCTCCGTGGCATCAAGCGCGAGGACGTCGAGCGCGGCCAGGTCATCATCAAGCCGGGTTCGGTCACCCCGCACACGGAGTTCGAGGCGCAGGCGTACATCCTGTCGAAGGACGAGGGTGGCCGTCACACCCCGTTCTTCAACAACTACCGCCCGCAGTTCTACTTCCGTACCACGGACGTGACCGGCGTCGTGACCCTCCCCGAGGGCACCGAGATGGTCATGCCGGGCGACAACACCGTCATGTCGGTCTCGCTGATTCAGCCGGTCGCCATGGAGGAGGGCCTCAAGTTCGCCATCCGTGAGGGTGGCCGGACCGTCGGCGCCGGCCAGGTCGTCAAGATCACCAAGTAA